In Lineus longissimus chromosome 7, tnLinLong1.2, whole genome shotgun sequence, a genomic segment contains:
- the LOC135491262 gene encoding uncharacterized protein LOC135491262 → MKYLTYLRLTCVGLLLYSTLSVSLSIHLTWQAGAAFILFLVSFYVLKTDQNVGLRVTSPFVFNPLKKQKKEMEKTLDDLTEEQIHKFERQISDFVTYDAENCLVLERFEPLKQQSQCTFAKKARVWGARDWQESLSLEENVCRSLATFYKFVLLVPELGLDAFLFEVPQVPYASDIQTFGQSVRRVLTVLSDADPTGYRCMDKTFISRKEWAFQFNRMTFFVTTFGPFYSESHPRYAFGCDQGFILLQPELSFAFKDLPSDTPKTNWDNPLTVRDRIRVAFRDAGRPYKIRPTIFYPMTEDIVRPLQEEDPVIEWWVKATTMTTDS, encoded by the exons ATGAAATACCTGACATATTTGCGGCTCACTTGTGTGGGTCTTTTGCTTTATTCTACACTGTCGGTCTCCCTAAGTATACATCTAACATGGCAAGCAGGGGCTGCTTTCATTCTCTTCCTAG TGTCTTTTTATGTACTGAAAACCGACCAGAATGTTGGACTTCGAGTCACCTCACCATTTGTCTTCAACCCTCTTAAGAAGCAGAAAAAGGAAATGGAGAAAACGCTGGACGACTTAACGGAAGAACAAATTCATAAGTTTGAACGTCAGATCAGCGACTTCGTCACCTACGACGCCGAGAACTGCCTGGTGTTGGAGCGCTTTGAACCCTTGAAGCAGCAGTCGCAGTGTACCTTTGCGAAGAAGGCTAGGGTGTGGGGAGCACGTGATTGGCAGGAGAGTTTGAGTCTTG AAGAGAATGTCTGCAGATCCCTCGCAACCTTCTACAAGTTCGTGCTACTGGTTCCAGAGCTCGGACTAGATGCCTTCCTCTTCGAGGTGCCACAAGTACCGTATGCTTCCGACATTCAG ACGTTTGGTCAATCTGTTCGCCGAGTCCTGACTGTCTTGTCCGACGCCGATCCCACTGGCTACAGATGTATGGACAAGACGTTCATATCACGGAAGGAATGGGCGTTTCAATTCAATAGGATGACTTTCTTCGTCACGACATTTGGTCCTTTCTATTCTGAATCACACCCGAGATATGCCTTTGGGTGTGATCAAGGGTTCATCCTCCTTCAGCCAGAGTTGTCCTTCGCCTTCAAGGACCTCCCTTCGGATACCCCAAAGACAAATTGGGACAACCCGCTGACTGTCAGGGATAGAATACGGGTGGCGTTCAGAGATGCTGGGCGGCCCTATAAGATTAGGCCGACGATTTTCTACCCTATGACCGAGGATATTGTCCGACCATTGCAAGAGGAGGACCCAGTTATTGAGTGGTGGGTGAAAGCTACTACCATGACTACGGATTCCTGA
- the LOC135491511 gene encoding protein Wnt-7b-like isoform X3, whose amino-acid sequence MRYVDILIYMIYLSSLTLAQENEDERLISSAVALGANIICNKIPGLAPKQRVICQRSPEALVYIGQGAKLGLRECEDQFKYHRWNCTSLGEDTFLGELLPNASREAAYTSAVSSAGITYSITQACMQGNLSHCGCDRSKIPGKKSKSGGFKWGGCSADIRHGIQFSKKFLDAMGIPGDERSLMNLHNHGTGRKAVKANMLTSCKCFGVSGSCVMKTCWQTLPPFKKIGTYLMAKYDRAKHVYPFQSKRPDRGIYLKLVRPKKKKRRKPRRSDLVYLEKSPNYCDLNPTVASIGTVGRICNRTSRDMDGCDLMCCGRGYNTHQYTRTWQCNCKFKWCCEVVCKKCSKRTEEYTCK is encoded by the exons ATGAGATATGTGGACATACTTATCTATATG ATCTACCTTTCTTCGCTAACGCTCGCCCAGGAGAACGAAGATGAAAG GCTCATTTCCTCAGCAGTTGCACTGGGCGCGAACATAATCTGTAACAAGATTCCGGGCCTGGCCCCCAAGCAGAGAGTGATTTGCCAGAGGAGCCCCGAGGCCCTGGTCTACATCGGGCAGGGAGCGAAACTTGGATTACGAGAATGTGAGGACCAGTTTAAATATCACAGATGGAATTGCACAAGCCTCGGAGAGGATACTTTCTTGGGCGAATTGCTGCCCAATG CGAGTCGAGAAGCAGCGTACACTTCAGCAGTGAGTTCTGCAGGAATCACCTACTCTATCACCCAGGCATGCATGCAGGGCAACCTGTCCCACTGCGGGTGTGATAGGTCCAAGATTCCGGGAAAAAAGTCAAAGAGTGGCGGGTTCAAGTGGGGTGGGTGCAGCGCTGATATCAGGCATGGGATACAATTCTCGAAGAAATTCCTCGATGCCATGGGGATTCCTGGAGATGAGAGGTCGTTGATGAACCTACACAACCATGGAACAGGGAGAAAG GCAGTGAAAGCGAATATGCTAACCAGTTGCAAATGCTTTGGTGTATCTGGATCATGTGTTATGAAGACTTGTTGGCAGACTCTGCCGCCTTTCAAAAAAATAGGGACCTACCTAATGGCTAAGTATGATAGAGCAAAGCACGTGTATCCATTCCAAAGCAAAAGGCCTGACCGGGGTATATATTTGAAATTAGTACgaccaaagaagaaaaagaggagGAAACCACGACGAAGTGATTTAGTGTACTTGGAGAAATCGCCGAATTATTGCGACTTGAACCCAACGGTTGCGTCCATTGGGACGGTGGGGCGAATCTGTAACCGTACGTCCCGCGATATGGACGGGTGCGACTTGATGTGCTGTGGACGAGGGTACAATACACATCAATACACGCGGACCTGGCAGTGTAACTGTAAATTCAAGTGGTGTTGTGAGGTGGTGTGTAAAAAGTGTAGCAAACGAACTGAGGAATATACCTGCAAATGA
- the LOC135491511 gene encoding protein Wnt-7b-like isoform X1 gives MRYVDILIYMIYLSSLTLAQENEDESITSSRPEESDLGQGLISSAVALGANIICNKIPGLAPKQRVICQRSPEALVYIGQGAKLGLRECEDQFKYHRWNCTSLGEDTFLGELLPNASREAAYTSAVSSAGITYSITQACMQGNLSHCGCDRSKIPGKKSKSGGFKWGGCSADIRHGIQFSKKFLDAMGIPGDERSLMNLHNHGTGRKAVKANMLTSCKCFGVSGSCVMKTCWQTLPPFKKIGTYLMAKYDRAKHVYPFQSKRPDRGIYLKLVRPKKKKRRKPRRSDLVYLEKSPNYCDLNPTVASIGTVGRICNRTSRDMDGCDLMCCGRGYNTHQYTRTWQCNCKFKWCCEVVCKKCSKRTEEYTCK, from the exons ATGAGATATGTGGACATACTTATCTATATG ATCTACCTTTCTTCGCTAACGCTCGCCCAGGAGAACGAAGATGAAAG TATAACGTCATCCCGGCCCGAAGAGTCGGACTTAGGCCAGGG GCTCATTTCCTCAGCAGTTGCACTGGGCGCGAACATAATCTGTAACAAGATTCCGGGCCTGGCCCCCAAGCAGAGAGTGATTTGCCAGAGGAGCCCCGAGGCCCTGGTCTACATCGGGCAGGGAGCGAAACTTGGATTACGAGAATGTGAGGACCAGTTTAAATATCACAGATGGAATTGCACAAGCCTCGGAGAGGATACTTTCTTGGGCGAATTGCTGCCCAATG CGAGTCGAGAAGCAGCGTACACTTCAGCAGTGAGTTCTGCAGGAATCACCTACTCTATCACCCAGGCATGCATGCAGGGCAACCTGTCCCACTGCGGGTGTGATAGGTCCAAGATTCCGGGAAAAAAGTCAAAGAGTGGCGGGTTCAAGTGGGGTGGGTGCAGCGCTGATATCAGGCATGGGATACAATTCTCGAAGAAATTCCTCGATGCCATGGGGATTCCTGGAGATGAGAGGTCGTTGATGAACCTACACAACCATGGAACAGGGAGAAAG GCAGTGAAAGCGAATATGCTAACCAGTTGCAAATGCTTTGGTGTATCTGGATCATGTGTTATGAAGACTTGTTGGCAGACTCTGCCGCCTTTCAAAAAAATAGGGACCTACCTAATGGCTAAGTATGATAGAGCAAAGCACGTGTATCCATTCCAAAGCAAAAGGCCTGACCGGGGTATATATTTGAAATTAGTACgaccaaagaagaaaaagaggagGAAACCACGACGAAGTGATTTAGTGTACTTGGAGAAATCGCCGAATTATTGCGACTTGAACCCAACGGTTGCGTCCATTGGGACGGTGGGGCGAATCTGTAACCGTACGTCCCGCGATATGGACGGGTGCGACTTGATGTGCTGTGGACGAGGGTACAATACACATCAATACACGCGGACCTGGCAGTGTAACTGTAAATTCAAGTGGTGTTGTGAGGTGGTGTGTAAAAAGTGTAGCAAACGAACTGAGGAATATACCTGCAAATGA
- the LOC135491511 gene encoding protein Wnt-7b-like isoform X2 — translation MGLISLCRYWTMDFGLKDLYSFLGNLLLISSAVALGANIICNKIPGLAPKQRVICQRSPEALVYIGQGAKLGLRECEDQFKYHRWNCTSLGEDTFLGELLPNASREAAYTSAVSSAGITYSITQACMQGNLSHCGCDRSKIPGKKSKSGGFKWGGCSADIRHGIQFSKKFLDAMGIPGDERSLMNLHNHGTGRKAVKANMLTSCKCFGVSGSCVMKTCWQTLPPFKKIGTYLMAKYDRAKHVYPFQSKRPDRGIYLKLVRPKKKKRRKPRRSDLVYLEKSPNYCDLNPTVASIGTVGRICNRTSRDMDGCDLMCCGRGYNTHQYTRTWQCNCKFKWCCEVVCKKCSKRTEEYTCK, via the exons GCTCATTTCCTCAGCAGTTGCACTGGGCGCGAACATAATCTGTAACAAGATTCCGGGCCTGGCCCCCAAGCAGAGAGTGATTTGCCAGAGGAGCCCCGAGGCCCTGGTCTACATCGGGCAGGGAGCGAAACTTGGATTACGAGAATGTGAGGACCAGTTTAAATATCACAGATGGAATTGCACAAGCCTCGGAGAGGATACTTTCTTGGGCGAATTGCTGCCCAATG CGAGTCGAGAAGCAGCGTACACTTCAGCAGTGAGTTCTGCAGGAATCACCTACTCTATCACCCAGGCATGCATGCAGGGCAACCTGTCCCACTGCGGGTGTGATAGGTCCAAGATTCCGGGAAAAAAGTCAAAGAGTGGCGGGTTCAAGTGGGGTGGGTGCAGCGCTGATATCAGGCATGGGATACAATTCTCGAAGAAATTCCTCGATGCCATGGGGATTCCTGGAGATGAGAGGTCGTTGATGAACCTACACAACCATGGAACAGGGAGAAAG GCAGTGAAAGCGAATATGCTAACCAGTTGCAAATGCTTTGGTGTATCTGGATCATGTGTTATGAAGACTTGTTGGCAGACTCTGCCGCCTTTCAAAAAAATAGGGACCTACCTAATGGCTAAGTATGATAGAGCAAAGCACGTGTATCCATTCCAAAGCAAAAGGCCTGACCGGGGTATATATTTGAAATTAGTACgaccaaagaagaaaaagaggagGAAACCACGACGAAGTGATTTAGTGTACTTGGAGAAATCGCCGAATTATTGCGACTTGAACCCAACGGTTGCGTCCATTGGGACGGTGGGGCGAATCTGTAACCGTACGTCCCGCGATATGGACGGGTGCGACTTGATGTGCTGTGGACGAGGGTACAATACACATCAATACACGCGGACCTGGCAGTGTAACTGTAAATTCAAGTGGTGTTGTGAGGTGGTGTGTAAAAAGTGTAGCAAACGAACTGAGGAATATACCTGCAAATGA